One genomic segment of Candidatus Hydrogenedentota bacterium includes these proteins:
- a CDS encoding DUF1559 domain-containing protein, with product MKKRGFTLIELLVVIAIIGILAAILLPALARARESARRSSCQNNLKQMGVVCKMYVNENRQMSFPTLAYIGCAAGLYGSVADPSIPGSAFRGGFTINMNQLYPEYLTDAAVTLCPSSVGGTNVAKKYNEADYLPQVFDGKQLVNTSTATTGVKNTEFYPCESSHRTNSYIYFGWAIYMAYVTDSTEDPDPNGGGGLAAIVSWLDSKSALQPNAGAFASAVANIANWVSHAEVAANRKKLDEDYKVSDTYTVYRLREGIERFFITDINNPGATTQAQSVLSIMADWNGTQGGLAFNHLPGGSNVLYMDGHVEFLKYPNIWPVSPLLARVIGATLDVNDMQGMP from the coding sequence ATGAAGAAACGTGGCTTTACACTGATTGAATTGCTGGTCGTGATCGCGATCATCGGCATTCTAGCGGCGATCCTGCTTCCGGCGTTGGCGCGCGCGCGCGAATCGGCGCGTCGTTCGAGCTGCCAGAACAACCTGAAGCAGATGGGCGTTGTCTGCAAGATGTACGTGAACGAGAACCGGCAGATGTCGTTCCCAACCTTGGCCTACATCGGGTGCGCGGCGGGGCTTTATGGTTCGGTTGCCGATCCGAGCATTCCGGGTTCGGCTTTCCGAGGCGGGTTCACGATCAACATGAACCAGCTTTATCCCGAATACCTGACCGATGCGGCGGTCACGCTGTGTCCGTCATCGGTGGGTGGCACGAATGTCGCCAAGAAGTACAATGAAGCCGACTACCTGCCGCAGGTCTTCGATGGCAAGCAATTGGTCAATACTTCGACGGCGACCACCGGTGTGAAGAACACCGAGTTCTATCCGTGCGAATCCAGCCATCGGACGAACAGCTACATTTACTTCGGCTGGGCGATTTACATGGCTTATGTCACGGACAGCACCGAAGATCCGGATCCGAACGGCGGCGGCGGTTTGGCGGCGATTGTCAGCTGGCTGGACAGCAAGTCGGCTCTGCAGCCCAATGCGGGCGCGTTTGCTTCGGCGGTCGCTAATATTGCCAACTGGGTGAGTCATGCCGAAGTGGCGGCGAACCGCAAGAAGCTTGATGAGGACTATAAAGTCAGCGACACCTACACGGTGTATCGCCTGCGCGAAGGCATCGAGCGCTTCTTTATCACCGACATCAACAATCCGGGCGCCACGACTCAGGCGCAGAGCGTTCTGTCCATTATGGCGGACTGGAACGGCACGCAGGGCGGCTTGGCCTTCAACCATCTGCCGGGCGGCAGCAATGTGTTGTACATGGACGGTCACGTCGAATTCCTGAAGTACCCGAACATTTGGCCGGTCAGCCCGCTTTTGGCCCGCGTGATCGGCGCGACCCTGGATGTGAACGACATGCAGGGCATGCCGTAA
- a CDS encoding fused MFS/spermidine synthase, producing MLIFGMNPLVVAAAIRRHRQAACVAVLFLISGATGLVYQVIWTRRLILLFGTTAHAVSAVLAVYFVGLALGSLWGGRLADRTRVPLLWYGFFEMTIGAWAAGFLAFSNWSESVVAPLLRHAAASPHAGIALRAGLALAFLAVPATLMGATLPLLARFAAGDERTRGMRIGALYSINTFGAVAGCAAAGFWLLPRFGYSGATWIAAGGNGLVGIAACWQGWGTLLPGNFAGTPGTPVTGNRRARYILVAFALSGACALALEVIWTRLLTVVFLGTTYAFTTMLVSFLCGLAAGSAAGAGLSGRIRNPLLAFGLVEGLAGIACVALLPLFAALPERLHAMQLDAGLQWEGIVRAKFILSFLVLFGPTCLFGATFPFAVQAYRRAGIGGDVGRLYSANTLGGVAGSLAGGFLLIPQLGAHRGLVAIACLLAGIGLFLVMTAQNVSLTRKSVLAGLMAALMAMAMLRAPDNVAYALNAGYLPKGDRLLHMREGVEGVVAVSEPPDNASESNRVLWINGVQATASIEKGVKMNRFQGVLPLLFDRDPRLALFMCFGSGITCGTLALHDFDRIDAVEISKDVLDAAPLFAKDNCRVLSNPRVRFIVDDGRNFLLTARDRYDVITFEPMPLALAGVSAFYTREYYRLCLDRLAPGGLVSQWVPLHSLDPDIVRSLIATFAAVFPECCAWFINADLFLVGSDRPLQIDPARAAGRLSTPDIAKALAEVGLDDPVEVMSCFFMSKEKIQAYVRGGTIMTDDRPWAEFEAPKRVFARTVDKTLEQLEPYFESPAILLAADGLPNERLQQFDVALGRRHAAKAEVLKGLKQYYGGTFGSRPETHFKQALAIDPDDRTARYYLKEVTFARISTFRAWKELDKAVESVQDALLYAPYLPELQLALADLYHDMNRAEEARAAYQDYLAAGGKDPRAVERAK from the coding sequence ATGCTGATATTTGGCATGAATCCCCTTGTCGTTGCCGCCGCCATCCGCCGTCATCGGCAGGCGGCCTGCGTGGCCGTTCTGTTTCTGATTTCTGGCGCTACCGGTCTAGTTTACCAAGTCATTTGGACACGTAGACTCATTCTGCTGTTCGGAACCACGGCCCACGCCGTAAGCGCGGTGCTTGCGGTTTATTTCGTGGGGTTGGCCTTGGGAAGCCTTTGGGGCGGACGCCTGGCCGACCGTACGCGTGTTCCGCTGTTATGGTACGGATTTTTCGAGATGACCATCGGCGCATGGGCAGCGGGATTTTTGGCTTTTTCCAATTGGTCGGAATCCGTCGTTGCGCCGCTCCTGCGGCACGCGGCAGCGTCGCCCCATGCGGGCATCGCGTTGCGCGCCGGGCTGGCACTGGCCTTTCTGGCCGTCCCCGCCACACTCATGGGCGCCACCCTCCCCTTGCTGGCGCGTTTTGCCGCGGGCGATGAACGCACGCGGGGCATGCGCATCGGCGCGCTGTACAGCATCAATACGTTTGGGGCCGTAGCGGGTTGCGCCGCGGCCGGCTTCTGGCTGCTGCCCCGATTCGGCTATTCAGGCGCCACATGGATTGCCGCGGGAGGCAATGGCTTGGTGGGCATTGCGGCCTGTTGGCAGGGATGGGGAACGCTCCTGCCCGGAAACTTCGCGGGGACACCGGGAACCCCGGTAACGGGAAACCGGAGGGCGCGATACATCCTCGTGGCGTTCGCCCTTTCGGGCGCCTGTGCGCTGGCTCTCGAAGTCATTTGGACCCGCCTGCTCACCGTCGTTTTTCTGGGAACCACCTACGCATTTACCACCATGCTTGTGTCGTTCCTGTGCGGGTTGGCCGCAGGAAGCGCCGCCGGCGCGGGGCTTTCCGGACGGATACGGAATCCGCTGTTGGCGTTCGGCTTGGTCGAAGGGTTGGCCGGCATTGCGTGCGTGGCTCTTTTACCTCTGTTTGCGGCGCTGCCCGAAAGGTTGCACGCAATGCAATTGGACGCGGGCCTTCAGTGGGAAGGCATCGTTCGCGCCAAGTTTATCCTCTCGTTCCTCGTGCTGTTTGGTCCTACCTGTTTGTTTGGGGCGACCTTTCCGTTTGCCGTGCAGGCCTACCGGCGCGCGGGCATCGGCGGCGATGTGGGAAGACTTTATTCGGCCAACACGCTGGGCGGCGTTGCAGGTTCGCTGGCGGGGGGATTTCTGCTTATTCCCCAACTCGGCGCACATCGGGGCCTTGTGGCCATCGCCTGCCTATTGGCGGGGATTGGCCTTTTCCTGGTTATGACCGCCCAAAACGTTTCCCTTACGCGCAAGTCCGTGCTTGCGGGCCTTATGGCGGCCTTGATGGCTATGGCCATGCTTCGCGCGCCCGACAACGTCGCCTACGCGCTGAATGCCGGGTATTTGCCCAAAGGCGATCGCCTCCTGCACATGCGCGAGGGTGTGGAAGGCGTCGTCGCGGTCAGCGAACCGCCGGACAACGCGTCGGAATCGAACCGCGTTTTGTGGATCAACGGCGTTCAGGCTACCGCCTCGATCGAAAAGGGCGTCAAAATGAACCGTTTTCAGGGCGTACTGCCGCTCCTTTTCGACCGGGACCCGCGCCTGGCGCTGTTCATGTGTTTCGGATCGGGCATCACATGCGGCACCCTGGCCCTTCACGATTTCGACCGAATTGACGCGGTCGAAATTTCCAAAGACGTCCTCGACGCCGCGCCCCTTTTCGCAAAAGACAACTGCCGGGTCCTCTCCAATCCGCGGGTCCGGTTCATCGTGGACGACGGCCGCAACTTTCTGCTCACCGCGCGCGACCGGTACGACGTGATTACCTTCGAACCGATGCCGCTGGCGCTGGCGGGCGTCTCGGCTTTCTACACGAGGGAATACTATCGCCTGTGCCTCGACCGGCTTGCGCCCGGCGGCCTGGTGTCGCAATGGGTGCCGCTTCATAGCCTCGATCCGGATATTGTGCGATCGTTGATCGCGACTTTCGCGGCTGTGTTTCCGGAATGCTGCGCATGGTTCATCAATGCCGATCTGTTTCTTGTCGGTTCAGACCGTCCCCTCCAAATTGATCCGGCACGCGCCGCCGGACGCCTTTCGACTCCCGACATTGCCAAGGCCCTTGCCGAAGTCGGACTCGACGATCCGGTGGAAGTGATGAGTTGCTTCTTCATGTCAAAAGAAAAAATACAGGCCTATGTCCGCGGCGGAACCATCATGACGGACGACCGGCCCTGGGCGGAATTCGAGGCGCCGAAACGCGTCTTCGCCCGCACGGTGGACAAAACACTCGAACAACTCGAACCTTATTTTGAAAGCCCGGCGATTCTGCTCGCCGCAGACGGTCTGCCGAATGAAAGACTGCAACAATTCGACGTGGCGCTTGGCAGGCGACATGCGGCGAAAGCGGAGGTGCTCAAGGGATTGAAACAATATTACGGAGGAACGTTCGGTTCGCGTCCGGAAACCCATTTCAAGCAGGCGCTAGCCATCGATCCGGACGATCGGACGGCCCGGTACTATCTCAAGGAAGTAACCTTCGCGCGCATCTCGACCTTCCGGGCCTGGAAAGAACTGGACAAGGCCGTCGAATCGGTCCAGGATGCCCTGCTCTACGCACCGTATCTACCGGAACTTCAACTCGCCCTCGCCGATCTCTATCACGACATGAACCGCGCAGAGGAAGCACGCGCCGCCTACCAGGACTACCTCGCTGCCGGCGGGAAAGATCCGCGCGCCGTCGAACGCGCAAAATGA
- a CDS encoding uroporphyrinogen decarboxylase family protein has translation MHWIGNDKRKADGMDFEDIGTAVAREPQATARPRGRRMTLRERFRRTMFYQEVDTLPNFEFGYWEETLRTWHDQGLPKDIKDEGAAYDYFGIEHWDMINVNSSPFAVCEHKTLEETDDYLIYQDGYGCVAKINKQGHKSIPHFISFPVKDRASWEPFKAALDPDDPRRYEHLDKSVKKLRKSPNPVGVFGGSMVGIARNLIGFEGIAIMQYEDPDLLREIIDAFGRCTVGVLERALPKIQVDFCMGWEDICFNQGPIVSPDFFREAAGPWYRRIADVLTAHGCCVYTTDTDGNLMPIVETFLDNGLNTMFPVEVHAGTDPVLLRERYGKRVRIWGGMCKMKLAESKEAIDRELERLRPYVEQGAFIPGVDHRVPANVSLANYLHYLDRKREWFHVGGTPKY, from the coding sequence ATGCACTGGATAGGTAATGACAAGAGAAAGGCGGACGGCATGGATTTCGAGGATATCGGGACGGCGGTGGCGAGGGAACCCCAGGCGACGGCGCGACCGCGCGGGCGCAGGATGACGTTGCGCGAACGTTTCCGGCGGACGATGTTTTATCAGGAAGTGGACACGTTGCCGAATTTCGAATTTGGCTATTGGGAAGAGACGTTGAGGACCTGGCACGATCAGGGGCTGCCGAAGGACATCAAGGACGAGGGAGCGGCCTACGACTATTTCGGTATCGAGCATTGGGACATGATCAACGTCAATTCGAGTCCCTTTGCCGTCTGTGAGCACAAGACGCTCGAGGAAACAGATGACTACCTCATTTACCAGGACGGTTACGGGTGCGTGGCGAAAATCAACAAGCAAGGCCACAAGTCCATCCCGCATTTCATCTCGTTCCCTGTCAAAGACCGTGCGTCGTGGGAACCGTTCAAGGCGGCGCTCGATCCCGACGATCCGCGACGTTACGAGCACTTGGACAAGTCCGTGAAGAAACTGCGAAAGAGTCCAAATCCGGTCGGCGTGTTCGGCGGCAGCATGGTGGGTATCGCGCGTAACCTGATCGGATTCGAGGGCATCGCCATCATGCAGTACGAAGACCCGGACCTGCTGCGCGAAATCATTGATGCGTTCGGCCGTTGCACGGTGGGCGTGCTTGAACGCGCCTTGCCGAAAATCCAGGTGGACTTCTGCATGGGCTGGGAGGACATTTGTTTCAATCAGGGGCCGATCGTGTCGCCGGATTTCTTCCGGGAGGCAGCCGGGCCGTGGTACCGGCGCATCGCCGACGTGCTGACGGCGCACGGCTGTTGCGTCTACACGACAGACACGGACGGCAATCTCATGCCGATCGTGGAAACCTTTCTGGACAACGGGCTGAACACGATGTTTCCGGTCGAGGTCCACGCGGGAACGGACCCGGTTCTGTTGCGGGAACGATACGGCAAGCGCGTACGGATTTGGGGCGGGATGTGCAAGATGAAATTGGCCGAATCGAAGGAGGCCATCGATCGCGAACTGGAACGATTGCGTCCATACGTCGAACAGGGTGCATTCATACCGGGTGTGGATCATCGCGTGCCCGCGAACGTGTCTCTCGCAAATTATCTGCATTATCTCGACCGGAAACGCGAATGGTTCCACGTCGGCGGCACGCCGAAATACTGA
- the rpsT gene encoding 30S ribosomal protein S20 produces MANIKSSKKRNITNEKRRQRNVAVKSRMKTLVKQAADAIASKDAAKVKDSLPKALSEIDRAASKGVIHRNSAARKKSTLQRMAGSVQ; encoded by the coding sequence ATGGCAAATATCAAGTCGTCGAAAAAACGAAACATAACGAACGAAAAACGCCGCCAGCGCAACGTGGCCGTGAAATCGCGCATGAAGACGCTGGTCAAACAGGCCGCCGACGCCATCGCCTCGAAGGATGCGGCAAAGGTCAAAGATTCGCTGCCCAAGGCCCTGTCGGAAATCGATCGAGCCGCGTCGAAAGGCGTCATCCACCGAAACAGCGCGGCCCGTAAGAAATCAACCCTTCAACGCATGGCCGGATCAGTGCAATAA
- a CDS encoding DUF4091 domain-containing protein, with amino-acid sequence MKTVLTIMTAFALSTTALAEVTECILFDRSYGETVPGSTREVGLWWASSGWKVAQDRPMPSRRGKAMALAMAQNETEAAQLVVRPVKDLSGFTAVSSSLAGPGSASIPADCVEILRVRYVNIQRKTDISSALAPWPDPLPPFKGPITLAANINQPLWVRIHVPKDTAAGEYTGHIELNANGYNARVPLRVRVYGFALPDRMTCETAFGFDAGAVYQYQGLANPEDRPFVLDKYWASMAAHHISPYNPAPNAGLQVQWTALAPEDAAHLPEPDRTLLMNNPLTPVFDWAPWDAELQRVFDQFHFHGMRLGLPGMGNAAIQGFKPGTPEHSLAFTAYCRAMQEHLREKGWLNGAYVYWFDEPTTQDYPYVMESFLRLKKAAPDLRRMLTEQVEPELVGGPNLWCPLTWFYKHEKTLERRAAGDHFWWYVCTVPKQPYCGLFIDHPATDLRVWLWQTWKYDIEGILIWQSNLWTTRCAYPDEPQNPYEDPMSWEHGGTVKKGEKRPWGNGDGRFMYPPESCGNANPPAPVLEGPVDSIRWEMLRDGIEDYEYMAILKRLITDRRTVLPPAHLKKYEALLTVPESITKDLKTYTKDPAPIEKRRDELARAIEQLQSKGA; translated from the coding sequence ATGAAAACGGTTTTGACGATCATGACGGCTTTTGCATTATCCACAACCGCTTTGGCCGAAGTGACAGAGTGCATTCTCTTTGATCGATCATACGGGGAAACGGTTCCGGGTTCGACACGCGAAGTGGGTCTCTGGTGGGCCTCGTCGGGCTGGAAGGTCGCCCAGGATCGCCCGATGCCGTCGCGCCGGGGCAAGGCCATGGCTCTTGCAATGGCCCAAAATGAAACCGAAGCGGCCCAACTCGTCGTAAGGCCTGTGAAGGATCTTTCGGGCTTTACCGCCGTTTCATCCAGCCTTGCCGGACCGGGCAGCGCCTCGATCCCCGCCGATTGCGTCGAAATTCTGCGCGTGCGCTATGTCAACATTCAGCGCAAGACGGATATTTCAAGCGCGCTGGCCCCATGGCCGGATCCCCTGCCGCCCTTCAAAGGCCCCATCACGCTGGCCGCCAATATCAATCAGCCGCTTTGGGTCCGGATTCATGTCCCGAAAGACACCGCCGCAGGCGAGTACACCGGCCACATTGAACTAAACGCGAACGGATACAACGCGCGCGTTCCCCTCAGGGTTCGCGTGTATGGATTCGCGCTACCCGACCGGATGACCTGCGAAACGGCTTTTGGATTCGACGCGGGCGCCGTTTATCAGTATCAGGGCCTTGCGAACCCCGAAGATCGCCCGTTCGTTCTCGACAAGTATTGGGCCAGCATGGCGGCGCATCACATTTCTCCTTACAATCCCGCACCCAACGCCGGATTGCAGGTCCAATGGACCGCGCTTGCTCCGGAAGACGCCGCCCATTTGCCCGAACCGGATCGCACGCTACTCATGAACAACCCGCTGACGCCGGTATTCGACTGGGCGCCATGGGACGCGGAATTACAGCGCGTGTTCGATCAATTTCACTTTCACGGCATGCGCCTTGGGTTGCCGGGCATGGGCAATGCCGCCATTCAAGGATTCAAGCCGGGCACGCCGGAACACAGCCTCGCGTTTACCGCGTATTGCCGCGCCATGCAGGAACATCTGCGCGAAAAAGGCTGGCTCAACGGCGCATACGTCTATTGGTTCGATGAACCCACGACACAGGATTATCCTTATGTTATGGAATCGTTCCTGCGCCTGAAAAAGGCCGCGCCGGACCTTCGCCGCATGCTGACGGAGCAGGTCGAGCCGGAACTCGTCGGCGGCCCCAACCTCTGGTGCCCTCTCACATGGTTCTACAAACACGAGAAAACGCTGGAACGACGGGCCGCGGGCGATCATTTCTGGTGGTATGTGTGCACCGTGCCCAAGCAGCCCTACTGCGGCCTGTTCATTGACCATCCCGCCACGGATCTACGGGTATGGCTGTGGCAAACGTGGAAATACGACATCGAAGGCATCCTGATCTGGCAAAGCAATCTCTGGACGACCCGGTGCGCCTACCCCGACGAACCGCAGAATCCCTACGAGGATCCGATGTCGTGGGAACACGGCGGAACCGTCAAGAAAGGCGAGAAGCGCCCGTGGGGCAACGGCGACGGACGGTTCATGTATCCGCCCGAATCATGCGGAAATGCGAACCCGCCCGCGCCGGTCCTGGAAGGACCGGTTGACAGCATCCGCTGGGAAATGCTCCGCGACGGCATCGAGGATTACGAATACATGGCCATACTCAAGCGCCTGATCACCGATCGCCGCACCGTCCTTCCCCCTGCACACCTGAAAAAATACGAAGCGCTGCTGACAGTTCCCGAATCCATCACCAAAGATCTCAAGACCTACACCAAAGACCCCGCCCCCATCGAAAAACGACGCGACGAACTCGCAAGGGCCATTGAACAATTGCAATCCAAGGGCGCCTGA
- the scpB gene encoding SMC-Scp complex subunit ScpB, giving the protein MAEDELNEREEQLEEEPSEDLEPVEMLGRDETRQAIWAMLFAADRPLSIGRLAEALGGIDPDIVANMLQELREELDGMHVPFFLRDIAGGYQLLTKPEYAPFIRRLFQIKRSKTLSKAVLETLAIIAYKQPVTRADVEAIRGVSVSYAFDTLQEKRLIKVSGVAETPGRPKLYRTTDEFLVHFGMKSLKELPSIEELREMS; this is encoded by the coding sequence ATGGCAGAAGACGAACTGAACGAGCGGGAAGAGCAACTGGAAGAAGAACCGTCCGAGGATCTCGAACCGGTCGAAATGCTGGGACGCGACGAGACGCGGCAGGCGATCTGGGCGATGTTGTTCGCGGCGGATCGCCCGTTGAGCATCGGCCGGCTCGCCGAAGCGCTGGGCGGTATCGATCCGGACATTGTGGCGAACATGCTCCAGGAATTGCGCGAGGAACTCGACGGCATGCACGTGCCGTTTTTCCTGCGGGACATCGCGGGCGGCTATCAACTGCTCACGAAACCGGAATATGCGCCTTTCATCCGCCGCCTATTTCAGATCAAGCGAAGCAAGACTCTATCGAAAGCCGTGCTCGAAACCTTGGCAATCATCGCCTACAAGCAGCCGGTGACGCGGGCCGATGTCGAGGCGATCCGCGGCGTCAGCGTATCGTATGCCTTCGACACGCTTCAGGAAAAACGCCTCATCAAGGTTTCCGGCGTGGCTGAAACGCCGGGACGCCCCAAACTGTACCGGACGACGGACGAGTTTCTCGTTCATTTCGGTATGAAGAGCCTCAAAGAACTGCCTTCGATTGAGGAACTGCGGGAGATGAGTTGA
- a CDS encoding pseudouridine synthase: MMRLQQYLARCGVASRRAAEKLIEEGRIEINGRVAVLGESVNPASDIVTHNGRRVQEERFVYILLNKPRNVVTTVADTHGRRTVLDGLQGVSARVFPVGRLDMDVQGALLLTNDGELAYRLMHPSFETPKVYLATVRGRVLPETVARIERGILLEDGPTAPAQAVIVHASAQVTTLRLTLHEGRKHEVKRMCEAAGHRVVELRRVSFAGITTRGLRPGQWRYLTDEEVAALRRLTGKTQP; encoded by the coding sequence GTGATGCGACTCCAGCAATACCTTGCCCGGTGCGGCGTAGCCTCGCGGCGCGCAGCGGAAAAACTTATCGAAGAAGGCCGCATCGAAATCAACGGGCGCGTGGCGGTTCTGGGCGAAAGCGTCAATCCCGCCTCGGATATCGTCACGCACAACGGACGCCGCGTGCAGGAAGAACGGTTTGTTTACATCCTTCTCAACAAGCCGCGAAATGTGGTTACGACCGTGGCGGACACCCATGGCCGCCGGACGGTTCTCGATGGCCTGCAAGGCGTTTCGGCCCGGGTATTTCCGGTCGGGCGGCTGGATATGGACGTGCAGGGGGCCTTGTTGTTGACGAACGACGGCGAACTCGCCTACCGTCTGATGCATCCAAGCTTTGAAACTCCGAAAGTCTATCTCGCAACGGTTCGAGGCCGCGTGCTTCCGGAGACGGTTGCGCGAATCGAGCGCGGCATCCTGTTGGAAGACGGCCCGACGGCGCCCGCGCAAGCGGTCATCGTCCACGCGAGCGCGCAAGTTACGACCTTGCGGCTGACGCTGCACGAAGGCCGCAAACACGAGGTCAAGCGAATGTGCGAAGCCGCCGGGCACCGGGTTGTCGAACTGCGCCGCGTTTCGTTCGCCGGCATCACGACACGCGGGTTGCGTCCGGGACAATGGCGTTACCTGACCGATGAAGAAGTGGCCGCCCTGCGGCGCTTGACGGGAAAGACGCAGCCATGA
- a CDS encoding sulfate ABC transporter ATP-binding protein: MSIEVRNVSKHFGDFAALKDVSLRVEAGELVALLGPSGSGKTTLLRIIAGLETPDSGSVLLEGEDATAQQVQQRRVGFVFQHYALFKHMTVYDNVAFGLDVRPRRSRPSKAEIAEKVMKLLRLVQLDRIAYRRPAQLSGGQRQRVALARALAVEPKVLLLDEPFGALDAKVRKELRRWLRRLHDEIHVTSVFVTHDQEEALEVADRVVVMNEGRIEQTGRPAEVYHSPANAFVYNFLGDVNLFHGRIENGQPLIGATAAGGAESALVFVRPHLLDISHDSADPNRFRACVSHVNPAGPAVKVELISEWGDPVQVNLTQERYQELKLECGMDVYLVPKEMRAFPNRP, from the coding sequence ATGAGCATCGAAGTCCGCAACGTATCCAAGCATTTCGGCGATTTCGCCGCGCTGAAAGACGTAAGTCTTCGCGTCGAGGCGGGTGAACTGGTGGCCTTGCTGGGCCCGTCGGGTTCGGGCAAGACCACCTTGCTGCGGATCATCGCGGGCTTGGAAACGCCGGACAGCGGCAGCGTATTGCTCGAAGGCGAGGATGCGACCGCGCAGCAGGTGCAGCAGCGGCGGGTCGGGTTCGTGTTTCAGCATTACGCCCTGTTCAAACACATGACCGTCTACGACAATGTCGCCTTTGGACTTGACGTAAGGCCGCGCCGTTCGCGTCCCTCTAAGGCGGAAATCGCCGAAAAAGTCATGAAACTCCTGCGCTTGGTGCAACTCGACCGGATTGCCTACCGCCGTCCGGCCCAGTTGTCGGGCGGACAGCGGCAGCGGGTTGCGCTGGCGCGGGCGTTGGCCGTCGAGCCGAAAGTCTTGCTGCTCGACGAACCGTTTGGGGCGCTCGACGCGAAGGTTCGCAAGGAACTGCGCCGGTGGCTGCGGCGGCTCCACGACGAGATTCACGTGACCAGCGTGTTCGTCACCCATGATCAGGAAGAGGCGCTCGAAGTGGCCGACCGCGTCGTCGTCATGAACGAGGGGCGCATCGAGCAGACAGGCCGCCCCGCCGAGGTCTATCATTCGCCGGCGAACGCCTTTGTCTACAATTTCCTCGGCGACGTCAACCTGTTCCACGGCCGCATCGAAAACGGACAACCCCTTATCGGCGCGACGGCCGCGGGCGGCGCCGAGTCCGCCCTGGTGTTCGTGCGCCCACACCTGCTCGATATTTCGCACGATTCCGCCGACCCGAACCGCTTTCGCGCCTGCGTCAGTCATGTAAACCCCGCCGGTCCGGCCGTCAAGGTCGAACTGATCTCCGAATGGGGTGACCCGGTCCAGGTAAACCTGACACAGGAACGCTATCAGGAACTCAAACTCGAATGCGGAATGGACGTTTACCTCGTACCCAAAGAAATGCGCGCCTTCCCGAACCGTCCCTGA